A section of the Streptomyces sp. V3I8 genome encodes:
- a CDS encoding glycosyltransferase family 1 protein — protein sequence MKAIRRFTVRPVLPEALQPLSDLARNLRWSWHAETRDLFQSVDPERWVSSGCDPVRLLGNVSSGRLAQLAQDRRFVRRLSGAAHELDDYVTGDRWYQSQPPGLPDAIAYFSPEFGITAALPQYSGGLGILAGDHLKAASDLGVPLIGVGLLYRHGYFRQSLSRDGWQQEHYPVLDPNELPVSLLREADGTPSQVSLALPGGTALHARIWLAQVGRVPLLLLDSDVEENDLGERGVTDRLYGGGSEHRLLQEMLLGIGGVRAVRTYCRLTGHARPEVFHTNEGHAGFLGLERIHELSQEDLGFDAALEAVRAGTVFTTHTPVPAGIDRFDRELVARHFGPAAELPRIDVERILRLGMETYPGGEPNLFNMAVMGLRLGQRANGVSLLHGQVSREMFAGLWPGFDPAEVPITSVTNGVHAPTWVAPEVLRLGARQIGAQRTEDALTVGGSDRWDAVADIPDQDIWELRRSLREQLVTEVRERLYASWRQRGAGSAELGWIDGVLDPDVLTIGFARRVPSYKRLTLMLRDRDRLMDLLLHSERPVQIVVAGKAHPADDGGKRLVQELVRFADDPRVRHRIVFLPDYGMAMAQKLYPGCDIWLNNPLRPLEACGTSGMKAALNGCLNLSVLDGWWDEWFRPDFGWAIPTADGTAVDDDRRDELEATALYDLLEQRVAPRFYERGQAGLPDRWIEMVRQTLTHLGPKVLAGRMVREYVERLYAPAALAHRAMDHSSARELAVWKSRVRTAWPHVTVDHVETTAVTATAELGSTLSLRVLVGLGDLAPDDVEVQAVSGRVDTEDRITDGTTFPLKPAGGPDQDGRWLYEGPLSLDRTGSFGYTVRVLPAHRLLASGAELGLVAVPAEELAEGAGVLLR from the coding sequence GTGAAGGCCATCCGCAGGTTCACCGTGCGTCCCGTACTCCCCGAAGCCCTCCAGCCCCTCAGCGACCTGGCGCGCAACCTGCGCTGGTCCTGGCACGCCGAGACGCGTGACCTCTTCCAGTCCGTGGACCCCGAGCGCTGGGTGTCCTCCGGCTGCGATCCCGTACGCCTCCTCGGGAACGTGTCGTCCGGACGGCTGGCCCAGCTCGCGCAGGACCGGCGGTTCGTCCGGCGGCTGTCCGGCGCCGCCCACGAACTGGACGACTACGTGACAGGGGACCGCTGGTACCAGTCCCAGCCGCCCGGGCTCCCCGACGCCATCGCCTACTTCTCGCCCGAGTTCGGCATCACGGCCGCGCTGCCCCAGTACTCCGGGGGTCTCGGCATCCTCGCCGGGGACCACCTCAAGGCGGCCAGCGACCTCGGTGTGCCCCTGATCGGTGTCGGACTGCTCTACCGGCACGGCTACTTCCGCCAGTCCCTGTCCCGGGACGGCTGGCAGCAGGAGCACTATCCGGTCCTGGACCCCAACGAACTGCCCGTCTCCCTGCTGCGCGAGGCCGACGGCACGCCCTCCCAGGTCTCCCTGGCGCTGCCCGGCGGTACGGCCCTGCACGCGCGTATCTGGCTGGCCCAGGTCGGCCGGGTCCCGCTGCTGCTGCTCGACTCCGACGTCGAGGAGAACGACCTCGGCGAGCGCGGCGTCACCGACCGGCTGTACGGCGGCGGCAGCGAGCACCGGCTGCTGCAGGAGATGCTGCTCGGCATCGGCGGGGTGCGCGCCGTCCGTACGTACTGCAGGCTCACCGGACACGCGCGGCCCGAGGTGTTCCACACGAACGAGGGCCACGCGGGCTTCCTCGGCCTGGAGCGCATCCACGAACTCTCCCAGGAGGACCTCGGCTTCGACGCCGCGCTGGAGGCGGTCAGGGCCGGCACCGTCTTCACGACCCACACCCCCGTACCGGCCGGCATCGACCGCTTCGACCGGGAGCTGGTGGCCCGCCACTTCGGCCCCGCCGCCGAGCTGCCGCGCATCGACGTCGAGCGCATCCTGCGCCTCGGCATGGAGACGTATCCGGGCGGTGAGCCGAACCTCTTCAACATGGCGGTGATGGGCCTGCGGCTCGGCCAGCGGGCGAACGGCGTCTCCCTGCTGCACGGCCAGGTCAGCCGCGAGATGTTCGCGGGGCTGTGGCCGGGCTTCGACCCGGCCGAGGTCCCCATCACCTCGGTGACGAACGGCGTCCACGCCCCCACCTGGGTGGCGCCCGAGGTGCTGCGGCTCGGCGCCCGGCAGATCGGCGCGCAGCGCACCGAGGACGCCCTCACCGTCGGCGGCTCCGACCGCTGGGACGCCGTCGCCGACATCCCCGACCAGGACATCTGGGAGCTGCGGCGCTCCCTGCGCGAGCAACTGGTGACCGAGGTGCGCGAGCGGCTGTACGCGTCCTGGCGGCAGCGGGGCGCGGGGAGCGCGGAGCTGGGCTGGATCGACGGCGTGCTGGACCCGGACGTCCTGACGATCGGCTTCGCGCGCCGCGTGCCGTCGTACAAGCGCCTGACGCTGATGCTGCGCGACCGCGACCGGCTCATGGACCTGCTGCTGCACTCCGAGCGGCCCGTCCAGATCGTGGTGGCGGGCAAGGCCCACCCGGCCGACGACGGCGGCAAGCGCCTCGTCCAGGAGCTGGTGCGCTTCGCCGACGACCCGCGCGTGCGCCACCGCATCGTCTTCCTCCCCGACTACGGCATGGCGATGGCGCAGAAGCTGTACCCCGGCTGCGACATCTGGCTCAACAACCCGCTGCGCCCGCTGGAGGCGTGCGGCACGTCGGGCATGAAGGCGGCGCTGAACGGCTGCCTCAACCTGTCGGTGCTCGACGGCTGGTGGGACGAATGGTTCCGGCCCGACTTCGGCTGGGCGATCCCCACGGCGGACGGCACCGCGGTCGACGACGACCGCCGCGACGAACTGGAGGCCACGGCCCTCTACGACCTGCTGGAACAGCGGGTGGCCCCGCGCTTCTACGAACGGGGGCAGGCCGGCCTGCCCGACCGCTGGATCGAGATGGTCCGCCAGACCCTGACCCATCTGGGCCCGAAGGTCCTGGCGGGCCGCATGGTCCGTGAGTACGTGGAGCGCCTCTACGCCCCGGCGGCGCTGGCCCACCGGGCCATGGACCACTCCTCCGCCAGGGAACTGGCGGTGTGGAAGTCCCGGGTGCGGACGGCTTGGCCGCACGTCACGGTCGACCACGTCGAGACGACCGCGGTGACGGCGACGGCCGAACTGGGCTCGACGCTCTCCCTGCGGGTCCTGGTGGGCCTCGGTGACCTGGCCCCGGACGATGTCGAGGTCCAGGCGGTCTCGGGCCGCGTCGACACGGAGGACCGCATCACGGACGGCACGACGTTCCCGCTGAAACCGGCGGGCGGCCCCGACCAGGACGGCCGCTGGCTGTACGAGGGCCCGCTCTCCCTCGACCGCACGGGCTCCTTCGGCTACACGGTCCGCGTCCTCCCGGCCCACCGGCTCCTGGCGTCCGGCGCGGAACTGGGCCTGGTGGCGGTGCCCGCGGAGGAGCTGGCGGAGGGGGCGGGGGTGCTGCTGCGGTGA
- a CDS encoding M4 family metallopeptidase gives MTPLYARRNRTTLAIATAVAAGALLTTGLTTASAQTPAEQSDTALAAAPVQLTPAARTSLIQKADAAATQTADEIGLGADEKLVVRDVVKNVDGTTHTRYERTYAGLPVLGGDLVVHATEAGRTQGVTKATKATIKVSDVTPDITRAAAEKQAVSAAKAEGSKKSAADKAPRKVVWAADGKPVLAYETVVGGFQHDGTPQELHVVTDAESGKKLYEWEAVKTGIGNSQYSGKVTIGTSLSGSTYQLNDTSRGSHKTYNLNKGTSGTGTLFTDADDTWGTGAASNTQTAAVDAHYGAQVTWDFYKNVLGRTGIKNNGVAAYSRVHYSTAYVNAFWQDSCFCMTYGDGSGSVKPLTSLDVAGHEMSHGVTANTAGLNYSGESGGLNEATSDIFGTAVEFYAANSTDVGDYLIGEKININGNGTPLRYMDKPSKDGASKDSWSSSLGSVDVHYSSGPANHFFYLLSEGSGAKTINGVSYNSTTSNGTTLTGIGRDKAIKIWYKALTEYMTSTTKYAGARTATLSAASALYGSTSTEYKAVAAAWSGVNVA, from the coding sequence GTGACCCCCCTCTACGCGCGTCGCAACCGCACCACCCTCGCCATCGCCACCGCTGTCGCGGCCGGAGCCCTCCTCACCACCGGTCTCACCACCGCCTCCGCCCAGACCCCGGCCGAGCAGTCCGACACGGCCCTCGCCGCGGCGCCGGTCCAGCTGACCCCGGCAGCCCGTACGAGCCTCATCCAGAAGGCCGACGCGGCCGCCACGCAGACCGCGGACGAGATAGGTCTCGGCGCCGACGAGAAGCTGGTCGTCAGAGACGTCGTCAAGAACGTCGACGGCACGACCCACACCCGCTACGAGCGCACCTACGCGGGACTGCCCGTCCTCGGCGGCGACCTGGTCGTCCACGCGACCGAGGCCGGCCGGACCCAGGGCGTGACGAAGGCGACCAAGGCGACCATCAAGGTCTCCGACGTCACCCCGGACATCACCAGGGCCGCCGCCGAGAAGCAGGCCGTGTCGGCCGCGAAGGCCGAGGGCAGCAAGAAGTCCGCCGCCGACAAGGCGCCCCGCAAGGTCGTCTGGGCGGCCGACGGCAAGCCGGTCCTGGCCTACGAGACGGTCGTCGGCGGCTTCCAGCACGACGGCACCCCGCAGGAGCTGCACGTCGTCACCGACGCCGAGTCGGGCAAGAAGCTGTACGAGTGGGAGGCGGTCAAGACCGGTATCGGCAACAGCCAGTACTCCGGCAAGGTCACCATCGGCACCTCGCTCTCCGGCTCGACGTACCAGCTCAACGACACCTCCCGGGGCTCGCACAAGACGTACAACCTAAACAAGGGCACGTCCGGCACCGGCACCCTCTTCACCGACGCGGACGACACGTGGGGCACGGGCGCGGCGTCCAACACCCAGACGGCGGCCGTCGACGCGCACTACGGGGCCCAGGTCACCTGGGACTTCTACAAGAACGTGCTCGGCCGCACGGGCATCAAGAACAACGGCGTCGCGGCCTACTCCCGCGTCCACTACAGCACGGCGTACGTCAACGCCTTCTGGCAGGACTCCTGCTTCTGCATGACGTACGGCGACGGCTCGGGCAGCGTCAAGCCGCTCACCTCGCTGGACGTCGCGGGCCACGAGATGAGCCACGGCGTCACGGCGAACACCGCGGGCCTCAACTACAGCGGTGAGTCGGGCGGCCTGAACGAGGCCACCTCCGACATCTTCGGCACGGCGGTCGAGTTCTACGCGGCCAACTCCACCGACGTCGGCGACTACCTCATCGGCGAGAAGATCAACATCAACGGCAACGGCACCCCGCTGCGCTACATGGACAAGCCGAGCAAGGACGGCGCGTCCAAGGACAGCTGGTCGTCGAGCCTCGGCTCGGTCGACGTGCACTACTCGTCGGGCCCGGCGAACCACTTCTTCTACCTCCTCTCGGAGGGCAGCGGCGCCAAGACCATCAACGGCGTCAGCTACAACTCGACGACGTCGAACGGCACGACGCTCACCGGCATCGGCCGGGACAAGGCGATCAAGATCTGGTACAAGGCGCTCACCGAGTACATGACGTCCACGACGAAGTACGCGGGCGCCCGTACGGCGACGCTGAGCGCGGCGTCGGCGCTGTACGGCTCGACGAGCACCGAGTACAAGGCGGTCGCAGCCGCCTGGTCCGGCGTGAACGTCGCCTGA
- a CDS encoding DUF1990 family protein, producing MPFTYEDVGATRDGRCPPGFHPLHVRTRIGEGHEVFRTAARAVLTWELHRAIGVTITTDAAEAAPGVDVTVGLGPLVRAPCRIVWTLDEPRRAGWAYGTLPGHPESGEEAFVVDRTGDGTVWLTVTAFSRPAKWYAKAGGAATRGLQHAYARRCGTVLRRMCAGDDKP from the coding sequence ATGCCCTTCACGTACGAGGACGTGGGCGCGACCCGCGACGGCCGGTGCCCGCCCGGCTTCCACCCCCTGCACGTCCGCACCCGCATAGGCGAGGGCCACGAGGTCTTCAGGACCGCCGCCCGGGCGGTCCTGACCTGGGAGCTCCACAGGGCGATCGGCGTCACGATCACCACGGACGCCGCCGAGGCGGCCCCGGGCGTGGACGTGACGGTCGGCCTGGGCCCTCTCGTCAGGGCTCCCTGCCGCATCGTCTGGACCCTGGACGAACCGCGCCGCGCCGGCTGGGCCTACGGCACCCTCCCCGGCCATCCGGAGTCCGGCGAGGAGGCCTTCGTGGTCGACCGCACGGGCGACGGCACGGTCTGGCTGACCGTGACCGCCTTCAGCCGCCCGGCGAAGTGGTACGCGAAGGCCGGCGGGGCGGCGACCCGGGGCCTGCAGCACGCGTACGCGCGACGGTGCGGGACGGTGCTGCGGCGGATGTGCGCGGGGGACGACAAGCCCTAG